The sequence tgggatcgatgtcaggctgacaggcctgaaATTACCCAGGCCATCCCGTTTACCCTCTTTAACAATTGGCCCAACTGACTCTCCCTCTGGAGCGTATATGGAGCCTGGGCacttaactcagggctgtgagtccactgggcagcagggcacatgAAGCTAGGCATGGCAACGCTGAGCCGAAGTCCCTTCTGTGGTTCTAGCCAAGATCACACAGGCTAGGAATTGAATCCAGCATCCCAGGCCttagcccccagcccacccctcctcTCTAGGTGCCTCGGGGGAGCGTGGAAAGGGCGAAGGCCCTGCAGTGACATCTGTCTCCTGTTCTTGGCTGCAGGCCACCAGAGCCCTGTACGAGATCTTCAAGGAGCAGGCCTGCAGACAGCAGGTGAAGGAGCTCTTCCCTCAGCTCTCCATCGCCCTGCTATTCCAGATCACATATACGGTGGAGCTGTCCATGCATAACGAGAGGGTGAATAACCAGGGGGACACGCCTGCATCCTTCAGCCCTGTCAGGTACCACCAGCCCGACATCCCGCCTTGGTTCTGAACTGTCGCCCGCAGGCACAcggcagagcctggcctgggctCGCTCAGTAACAAGAGGCTCGCTCTGCATGCAGGTATGCGGTGGATGCCATGCAAGCCTTGCTCCAATGTGCTGGCTACAGGGACCAGACCACGTTCATCCACAAGCAGGGTGGCTGGGGCATGCTCGTGAACGCCGACATGCACCACGAAGGCGTCTTGGTGCTTGCCCGGTGAGTGTCttgtccctggggctgctgcccagaactGACCGCAGTAGCATCTCCCGTCCCTGGGCCCAGGACACGGCCACATCGCCTTCCCCGCTGGGTGAGACGCGGCTCCCAATCGCCTGCGTGGAAGAGGCCACAGCCTCTGTGCCGTTGGCCGAGGGGTCAGTCGGCTACTTCTCCACCCTGCGCTGCCTGGCGTAAACCGCTTCCTGCGTGGCTCTGGCAGGCGTGGCTGGGCAAAGACAGCCTCCGTCATGTCTGTCTGCAGCGTTGGTGTAGCCCTGTCAGGCCCagcacatgagagagacaaggcgggggagggaatgtctttggctggcccagcatctgtgtgtgagagagagacgctaACACAGAAAGCTCTAACACTTGTCTTAGACCAATCTAAGATATTCCCTAACCCACCTTCTGTCTCTCATCACCCAATATCTGGGCACATGAGAAAGGCCACCGAGCCCACCGACGCCCTTCTTTATCTGCAGTTCTCTTGCAGCctatcacggagtccccgggcaatgctctggaactgctccccacaaagccagtcaggactttggggagcctcctctccctcggagcagactgtcttcagggcaagaagctcacacggcttcaccttcctgggtctctccttggagcattcagcatatgcccctccgtgcgcttcccacagcgagtccccccaggtggggtcctgaggaagccagaggatcctgcacgcacccccacttcgcagtcagacgtgactcttagccagccagtaaaacagaggtttattcgatgacaggaacacagtctaaaacagagcttgtaggtacagcaaacgggacccctcagccgggtccattctggggcccagcgaggcagacaaCTCCGTCCGcactcacttcccgtccccagccagctcccaactgaaacccccctccagcccctcctttctggcctttgtctctttcctgggccaggaggtcacctgatctttgttcacctttagctatccccttgcaaggggggaagggccctggccatttgttgctaggagacagattgtcagccatttatgcacactggagacttaagaaatgcataggggaaactgaggcaaccacacagtattcagaggagacATTAAGAACGTCCCTCCCACTTGGTCACACAGCCCAGCGCTGCGTGCTCGGAGCTGGCCTCGTGGAAGGGCTCCCTGTAGAGTGATTAAGGGTCTGGGTCTCTAGCAGTTAGGCTGCTGGGCATTTTAAGCCAGCAGGAACTAGTCCATGCCAGCTGCACGTGACTAGTCACCCGGGATCCCCTGTCCTGTGGCACTGGTCTGGTTAGATTTGTAAATGGAGAACCAGTCCTTGCCCACCTCAATGATGTGGTGTTTGTGTTTCCCATGCCAGGGCCATGGTTTCGGTCAGTTTCCAGGAGCGTTGCTGGATTTTCCAGGAGCTGATGGCCATCCTCAACTGCAGGGATGATAGGCGGTACATCCCGGCCATGGCGTTCTTCATTCAGGTGAGCCTCACTGGCGGGTGAGGGTCGTGAGAACAGCCCTAGCCCAGCGGTGACTGTGGCATGGGACTGACCTAtggccaggggcggcaggtttgtagaaattttggtggtgaccagcagagcccgcccctccaaactgcctcccacctgtctaagtctctgggagggagtttgggcggggggaggaggtctggggtacaggcactgggctggggtaggggattggggtgcaggaggggtgagaggttgggccctgggagggagtttgggtgggggaaggggcctgcggtgcaggctctgggatggagtttgggtgctgggtgcaggctccaggctggggcagaaggtgggggtgcaggaaggggtgaggggtgcaggctctgggaggagtttgggggcaggagggggtgtggagggagggggtacaggctctgggagggagtttgggggccggagtggggtgtgggaaaggggtgggggtgcaggctctgggaggagtttgggggcaggagggggtgtggagggagggggtacaggctctgggaggagtttgggggccggagtggggtgtgggaaaggggtgggggtgcaggctctgggaggagttgggagggtgcggcgcttacctggggctcctaggcagggcgggcctgggggcctccgtgtgctgctacccccaggcactgcccgcgCAGCTTCCTACTGGCTGcaggggcgcttggggtgggtgtgacgcagtagggagcggggtggattgacctgggtatgtcggttagttttactggactgtctgcatgggggatgggagagcaggggatgactttaggtgagggacaGTACCTGAGCCtgttaacctgagccaggaaggggggtggggcaagttgacacctttgccctggaaactggacaaagggagagggggagagaaggaggaggagagagcctgcaggaggggttttggtttcagttttgggctgggtgggaagaggcagggaaccccaagtctggggtctaagatccttgccccccagagggacctggctaaaggggtcctggttgtacttacaagccctgcttgggactgtgttcctgtcatctaataaaccttctgttttactggctggtgagagtcacggtgaatcacaggaagtggggggtgcggggccctgactcccccacactccgtgacagtgggacacagacccaccccactcaggggccgcagggaggggccggcagccatgtggagcaagcaggcaggaagccgctcagctccgctgcactgcgggtggtgagtgggggccccGGGCTCTTTTAAATGGCCCGGGAGACGTGGGGGCAGAAGGCGGGGCCGaggcccatggtgcccaggcaccgagggcccatagaactcgccgCCCATGCCTATGGCCAGGAGAGGAGTAggtggctctgggggtgggtgggtgaccaggggcagggaaagctcCTAAAGCCCTAGGGGTGGAGTCACTGACTCTGGACATTGTTACCGGCCCCAGCTGGTGTTGCGGGGCTGGAGCAAAGCCCAGGGTCGGGTGTCTCTTGTTCCCCAAGGCTCAGCTCCATAGAATGGTCCCTTGTGTGACCTCGGCCCTGAAGCCCCCTCTGACGTCCGTATGCCATGCGCAGGCCGGGCCCATCCACGGCCAATTCACCTGCCCCCCGTAGACCGGGCGGCCCTTTGGAACAcaaggctgcagccccctccctccctgctccgcaTGCAGCTGAGCCTTAGTGGGGGAGCAGGGTAGGCCTTGATCTCGGCTGGAGCCTCGAGGGCCCGTTGCGCTAGCAGCGTTTCAGTGGGGCACACACAGTGACCAATCGCGGTGCCCGGCGTACAGCGCATGCTGTGCCCGTGGCAGGTGGAGCTAAGGGCCCCTTGGCAGAGATGAGTCGTGAGGGTCCAGCCCCGTTCTCTAGCTTGTTTCGCTGTTGATGTGTTAGCTCCTCcagtgccctgaccttggcaataagcaggaagacgCCATCCTGGACCACTTGAGTGGGCAGCTGAGAGACCCCAACACTGTGGTGCGCTGGCTGGCGCTCAAAGGCCTCCTGAACCTGTCCCTGTGCCCAGAGAaggtgagaggggaggagggctgggggataaACCCAGAaccgcagggagctgctgcagggctggggtcattGAAACCTTCCATGGGGACATGGCCCTGGCCTCgagtcaggagccctggcttctattcctggctctgtcactgacctgcttggtgaccttgggcaagtctccaaGCCTGGCTCCTGCGGGGTGTGTCTCTGGGTGTGTGCAGTACCTGGCACTGCCGGGCCTGATTGTGTCTGGGGTCTCTGTGATCCAAAGAACCCTAGCACTAGattagcagcagagctgtggactcTAGACCCCAGGGAATGCTGGTGACACCAGTGATCAGGGACGCCCAGACAGAGCCATTTCGCTTCAATTAGGAACCATTTTTTCCTACAAATCTCCTTTTAAAGCCTCATAGGTTTTAACTGTTGATGTCACAGCTCTGTCCCGCAGCACTTGCTCCTCTGAAGAGCTCTACAGGGGCCTTTTGCTGCTAAGATCTCATAACAAGTTTGATACACACAGTATAGTGAAGGCAGAGAAAACCCTTGGGGCTTAAATACACAGATCTGGCAGCCTGGTAAAGAGGAGACAATCTGAAGGCAACTCTCACTGATGATAATTTACTTACCTTGAGAATAGCGGGTCAGTCCGGTTTATTAAACCCGGACTACGATTCTATCAGACATGGAGAGGGCGTGACTGTAATTCTTTGTCATACACCATTCCCATCGTTCCATGCGCCTCAGCCTGGTTTTCACTTGCTTGTGGTTCATTTTTTCTTCCGGAACCGGTTAGCCTgtatttgacacatttttttccctgatgccggttgagattttcatagattcatagattctaggactggaagagacctcgagaggtcatcgagtccagttccctgccctcatggcaggaccaaatattgcctagaccatccttgatagacagttatctaacctactcttaaatacctccagagatggagattccacaacctccctaggcaatttattccagtgtttaaccaccctaacagttaggaattttttcctaatgtccaacctaaacctcccttgctgcagtttaagcccattgcttcttgttctatccttagagactaaggtgaacaagttttctccctcctccttatgacacccttttagatacctgaaaactgctatcatgtcccctctcagtcttctctttttcaaactaaacaaacacaattctttcagccttccttcataggtcatgttctcaagctcttctctggaccctctccaaaaatgttttgtggggCTGTCTTTGAAAGGTtcaaaaaccaaatacagaaatgatTGAATCTGGCTTTTAGTAACAGACCAACCCTAGAACTCGTGTGCAAAATTGGCTCCCTCCTCTAGGCTGGGCTGTAAGGACAGGGACTCGGGAGAACCCAGGTTcggttcctggctcttccagactccctgggtgaccatgggcgagtcacgtagcctctctgtgcctgagttccatgtctgtacaatggggatagaaATCCTTCCTTTGTGTGCCTAGCCTGTAAGCTCTAGGGCAGGGGACGTCTCTTACTGTGCCTGGAAATCCCCCGGCACAAGCCCTGATTGCAGATAGGCCCTCGAGGTGCTATTTGAACCCCTATAACAATAATAgacttgatttatttggggtcaaTGTGTTGTGCAGAGAACTTTCCACAGATGATACCCGCTAATAAATACCATCCCCTGAGATCTGGGGTACAAGGAAGCAGCTGCTTATGTTTCAggtagccggccctgctgcccgtGATCCTAGCTGGCTGTGCAAAGGCTTTGAGGTTCTAACATGTCACCTggaggcaggggcgctggaagactttttatagtggaggtgctgcacCCCACCttacccctgcccacaccccctgccacccctagagctgggctcaggagcagggccatggctccaggagccgggggcgggggaggtggatGGAGCAAGGGaaccgaggctggggccacagatgggggttggcgcagggctgacagctgggaccctgtgagcggggccaggagcagagccccgtgtaaaacctgggagtgctgcagcacccccttagTTCCCATGCCTCTGTCTGCAGGGGAGGTGGACGTTGTTTTGGAAATGGCTTGTGGGTCACTGGAGGGTGTTTTGTAAAGCAGCTCCTCATTTCCCGCAGGTGGGGAAACTCCAGCGTCTGCTGCCAGAGGTCCTGGAGCAACTACAGGAGGTAGACAGGGACATCATCGCCGAGGCCATCACCGTTCTGAAAAACATCCTTGCCGGCATGGACAGGCAGAGCGCCAGCCGCGCGGCTGTGCAAGTGGCTGAGAAACTCCTGCCTTTCATTGATGATGTAAGGCCTGGTGGCCCATGGGAGACCGTTCAAACTGCGGACCTGTGAATGGGGACTGGCGGGTGGGCTAGCAGGGCCTGTGTATGGTCCTAGCCAGAAAAAGGATTGTTGTAAATGACGTGAGCCCATTCCCACCTTCCTCTGCTACCTCACTCTCCATCAGAGCGTATGGCAGAAAGGATGGGAACCCTTGTGTCCTGCAGGCCTGCTGACAAGgatcagggcagcctggggacaaGGCTCCCCTTGTGGAAGGACATGCATTCCTGAGTCTGCATGCAGTGAGGGAGCCTCTGCAGCACAGGGTGCTGCAATGCTCTTGCTGGCTTCCAGGGTGACAAGTGATGGTACCCTGGTGaaaatcctgcccctcctctccctggccaggaatcccacagctggcctgggagctCCATAAGGAAACGGCTCCGTTTGTAGGTTCTGCAGCTaccaccctttcctctcccctttgttctcatgGCAGCGCAGCGTCAAAGGAGGGCCTAGTTCTCCCCAGGTCTTTCATAACCACAAACTAGCCCCCGCCGGCACGTTCACCAGACTGATGTCCAGTCCCCCACTGGATGATGAGATCCAGCAagtgggcaggagaaaggggcccATCCATTACTGCCTTCTAGGGGTAACCCCCAGTGGGGGCTCCTGGAGCgtccacccacctccccagcttTCACAACACTAAATACTACCCTCAGCCCTGCCGAACTCTGCTGGGACCCTGCCGCTCTTTATTTAGTAGTGGCACAGGCCCGGCTCAAGCTGTTCCCAGGGTCTCCTGGACCCCAGCTGCAGGATCTCGCCCTGGGGCGAGCCCTTTAAACCAAACCTCTCTCGGGCCCGGGGGGAACAGAACAGGTTCTTTATGGGGGGGGTGTTAAATCCAAATAGCGTTAATGAACACAACGCCCATCACCAGGGAAAGGCAAATAGGCCTCAACAACTGGAGGGAAGACCAGCGAGGTGCCAATTCAACATCTGCCTATGCCCACTGCAGTGCAGCTCTGATGCCCCCAGACCGCTCCCATAAGTTTTGTGCAGAGCCTGCCCGGCTGCTCTGAGCTGACaccgggggcaggagcagctggctaGTAAGATTAACATGGGATGGAGTCTAGCAAACAAGCCAGGCTACCTGTGTAATGGCATGTTACCCTGTATGATACTGTTCGACTACTAGGTGATGctctgtaaaataccttatttaaatgaacctcagctGTATCCAGCAGAGCATTAACGGTTCTTATGATGAACCCATCTGCAGTGCTcaacttgtgccagggcttgccagggcttagccctggca is a genomic window of Malaclemys terrapin pileata isolate rMalTer1 chromosome 4, rMalTer1.hap1, whole genome shotgun sequence containing:
- the LOC128837016 gene encoding maestro heat-like repeat-containing protein family member 7; translation: MHNERVNNQGDTPASFSPVRYAVDAMQALLQCAGYRDQTTFIHKQGGWGMLVNADMHHEGVLVLARAMVSVSFQERCWIFQELMAILNCRDDRRYIPAMAFFIQLLQCPDLGNKQEDAILDHLSGQLRDPNTVVRWLALKGLLNLSLCPEKVGKLQRLLPEVLEQLQEVDRDIIAEAITVLKNILAGMDRQSASRAAVQVAEKLLPFIDDVTSRLRVLSITLFKHLLELVRGLDRRRMKAHVLQSLVPLLLLVHDERPNVSQVCWDTLSSAAEFLKWHQLGGFIQRKDIWQSCDCLLTRYKGRANNFLCQTMAFLENPQTPLRQAAIRFIGLAARQLDQRSQDKLDAICNDLKGLQQDSNSSVQSLASQTIFILEAFKNHPPAHSSLWTCFHRIRTMCTKESPVIEAAQLP